The Crassaminicella thermophila nucleotide sequence AGGGATAACACTACTAATAATTGATCTATTAAGAAGGAAATAGGGTGATTAAATGTCATTTAAAAAAGTATTAGAAGATAACAATGTTTCTGGTTACAGGCTAGCAAAGGATACAGGGATCCCACAACAAACTATATCAGATTATGTATCTGGGAAAAAGAATTTTAATAGTATGAAAATTGGTGTTGCGAAAAAAATTGCTGATTATCTTGGCATGACATTAGACGAATTATATGAAAAATCTACTGATTAATATTCGCTACTGAAAAGCAATAGGAGAGTTGTATAAGCCATTCTTTTGTTGTATATTAAGGGAATGTGTATGTGGCAGGATTAAGTTGATGTGGAATATTTATACGACATATAGCAATTGTAAAATATTATTAAATATTATATAATATTAATAGCATTAGCTTATAC carries:
- a CDS encoding helix-turn-helix domain-containing protein, translated to MSFKKVLEDNNVSGYRLAKDTGIPQQTISDYVSGKKNFNSMKIGVAKKIADYLGMTLDELYEKSTD